Part of the Sander lucioperca isolate FBNREF2018 chromosome 1, SLUC_FBN_1.2, whole genome shotgun sequence genome is shown below.
CATCAATAAAATGAGGATTAACATGCAGCATATATATGAGTAGTAGTAATAACCATTATCATTGTTTAAAATGACTTGACCTTAGTCACCATGGTAACCATCATCCACTGGCAacaatccctccctccctccctccctccatctcctctctcccctccccctctgCTCAGCTAtattcggggggggggggaggggggggggtgttgctGCTCCCAACATGCATTGCGGAAGGAAGCAGGAAGAAGCCAGAAGCAGTCAGTGAGCAGCACAGTGTATAGACAAAAACAGGCTGATGGTGGATGCAGCAGCACCAGCCAGGGAGGTATGGCTGGTGTTGCCTCCTGTTTGCTCCTCTCCTCCAGTCTGGGTGAGTCCTCACACATTTGACTTGTCACttaccaaaaaaacaaacaaaatgtgtccaaaaaTCATGCTGGACGGGTGATGAAGCTTGTAGACAGTGGAGCAGACGTGCAGACAGATGATGCTGCCGGTGGATTTAATGGGGCAGTGCAGTAATCCTCTCAGGCTGAATGGTGAGGGGTCTGCTTTTTGTCCGTGGCAAgggatatgcacacacacatacacacacacacaccaaaaagcAGCCCCTTCTCCATTAATATTTCTGTAATAATTGTGACTCCAatcttcaattcaattttatttttaacttttcaATTTCTTAACAGTGACTGACTATATTAGATGAAGTGAACTGCCATGTCTCCACACTGACAATGATGCCATTCAGTCCAGCATATAATGCACACAggaacacacccacacacttgcacacacacacacacacacacacacacacacacacacacacagagagattaATTTAGTCTCAAACTGTGAATTTTAGCCCTTGTTATAGAGAAAATCATAATTAATCTTACATTCTTTTTTCTTATTAGTGACAAACATTGCATTCCCTTGATACATCCCCTAAATGATAAACAATGTACCTCCCATTCCTAGTGTTTCAGTAAGCTTTTAACTAGGCTGTAATCACTGCTGCGCTGACAGAGGCTCTCTCAGTCACCAGTAAGGGAAGCTCTACTGCAAAAACCTACTGATTGGATCAGTTCAGCTTAAAGATTCAATGTTAAAAGGCCTGTTTTGACTTGGTTTTAGCATCTGTCCTAAGTGATCCAATCACAaatggacagctctaagtacgtTTGTTTTTACCTGGCAGCATAATGTATCGCCAAATGCATCTTGATTGACCACTTGTGATTGGATCTCACTTCCCCgctctatatgcaaatacccgcatacatcatttctgtttgcatataggctgtgtgtgtgtgtgtgtgtgtgtgtgtgtgtgtgtttataagtGTCAGTTGGTACTCTCACATGAATCATACATTAGAAACGTGCAATGACTACTGTTAATGAAAAAGCATTGTCTGTGTTCCGACATAAGGATGTCTACTGACGGCACTGGGACCTGTGTAGAAGAGAAAGCACACAATTGCTTTTCAGTTGCCGCAAATGTTGACAAGCCCCACCCACTCCTGCTGACCAAGCCAATAAATAGGGAAGTGACTGAGTGAGGGTGAGCAAAGGGCTGGTCTTATCTCACTATTTATCCAGCAGAGATCACACTCACAAATACTACTGTCTGACTGCTCAGAtgacatcagagagagagagagagatagagagatagaatGAGAGGAAGTTAAGGCAGTCAACACAGAGCATACTTCACATTAGAGACCTGAGGTCCTGTTTGTCCCTGTTCCAGTGACTCTGCAGGTGAGTGTGTTGTCACATTTTGACTGGAACTGTGTGTTCTtatcatttagatttagatgtCTGAGAAATGACCGCTGATGCTTTCAAAGTTGGGTTTTATTCCACCTGAAAAGCATCTGCAGTTATAACATGATGGAGGAGGAGAGTAGATGATGTTGTTATGCGTTGTAATGCGTTGCTTGTGAGCACAGATTTGATGATCTGCAGGTGAAAAGATGTGTACGGCACATACAGGATACATGCTTTTTAATAGGTAATTCAGATAATATCCTGCAGTTCCATTAACATCCTTTCATAGCCTACTATTTTGAGCGTATCTACAATCTTAAGTTGCATTGTGTAAATTGAAAATTGTATTGGACAGGTAAGAATTACAGGGTATGTTGTATATTGGTCAATGCATTTTGGAGAGCATTACTTAATGGGCAAGGTGTTGGTTGGTTCCTTCTCTCGCCTTAAAAAGTAGCAAGTTGAGTATTTTTTTAGGCATTTTCAACACGAGTCATCTAATATCTAATTTATTAAAGGCAAGCACTTGAGAAGGACAGTTTAGGAGTAATCACTGTATCCTTTATGATTTTCTTTAATGCCAAATCTATTGAAAACTGACTCTTGACTGTTGGCTTTGCAAGTTCAGTTAAACATGAAGGCTTGGACAATGATTTAAAGCTTTTTCAAAACCACCTGTTCTCCAAATCAACATCAGCCGCAAAGCAAAGTTAAAAGTCAAAAGAGTATTGGGCGAGTATTGTTAATTATCGTGCACATTTAATACGATTTTTCATGGATTAACAAATGGGGGaaccaagggcgtaactttggatTAAACATTTGGGGTTTAGTgttaaaattaatattttgaacaacaaacaaatcattttctgcattctggtgaatttttcggcaacaatttgtgccttttctgcatgaagctatggtgcaaatgtctttatttatgtaaaggaaattaaaataggttttttgggggggtaaattacgcctatgggTGGAACTACCAGCTTGCATCATGCTTTATCTTTATTGCTGTGTTTTACAATTGaaaggaaaaaagtgacaatggTCCTGGCTTCTACTTAGCATTGTTTTTGAAGACTCAGCATGTGGACCAACCCTACGGGTTTTTAAAAGTCATATGTGTCATAAAATTAGGACATCTTTGTACTTTTGGCCATAAATGttcatttattatatttttattgttgTCTGCTGCAGtagattaaaaaaagtttatattgAAGATTTTATAGGATGATGTAAATTGGTGGATAAAATTTCAGAGTCATCTGTGTGCTTTCTGTTACAGAGAACTGTGTTTCAGCTTTGAGGTCAGTATGCAGTAATTTTTCGCCTCTTTAGACTTGTAACATGACTGGATAGAAAAGATTTTAACTATGCATGAAAGGCAAAATAAGGAAGCTTTCAGGTTGTTTCTAAGCAGCGGTGGGGTGCTTTTATATTAAATGATTAAAGACAGAGAACATTGAAACGTTTTACAGAAGCAGCTTTAATCAAAGCGCTGTTCAGGTTTGGCGCTGAAgtaaattttattttttggttcCTATAGGTCCCCAGTGTGAGTCCTATCATGTTCAGCAGTTAATCAGGTGTCTGTGTTTCTATACTTGAAAGAAATCCTTGTTAAAGTGGACATTTTGTTGGCAGGAGTGTTAAACACAAATCCAAGGTAGTTCTTGTGTTCTTGACCACTTTTTGGAATATGTTCTTCTACTTTATGTGTTGTACCTCAAAGCTACACAGGCTCATTATTTATCTCCTGTGTCTTTTATCTGAAAAAGGCAGGTTGGATTTATAAGACCCAGATGAACACAGACTGGACTCTGTATTAGTTTGTTTAAAGGGTCATTTCTATGCAAAGTGAACAATTATTGGCCCGCAAAGTAAAACtgcctagaaaaaaaaaagtcaacaaagaagaaaaaaagaccgAAGAAACGCATGATTAAACTTAAATCTGATTAGAAACAGCTGCAAATCAACAAATCTGATGGAAGTAGTAcacatgaaaaaagtgattccTATATTCTTTATTGCCCCGTCATATTAGTCCGTGACAGTGGCCAGCGCTGTCACAGGAAGTCTAAATCACAGCACATACCAGTGTTGTGACGGCAGAAGCCGATAACACATCATTTAGAGTGTTTTATGATTTCTGTGTGACCTGGTAATCTCTGCTGAGACGCAGCCgatgctgaaaacagctgtgtAAAGGCCTCCTGCGACACAACCTTTCTCAAATAACAGctaaacaatacaaaaatgtgtttctgaaaatataTTAGGCGAGGAATATGCAATACAGTAACAGCATCTTGATTTGTATTTGGAAGATTCATCAGGTTTCCAAGCTATCAACCTAGATATCAGACCACAACACAATAGCACAAGGGTATAGATAACCAACAAGGAGTGCTGCACTGGTATCAGTATagtaaatacaaaacagaaacagtTCAGGTGAAGGACTGGCATGGATGTGGACTAAAGTGGACTAAATACCCCAACAATACATGTTTATAAAGAATTGTATCATTACAGTGTAGATGATGATGGTGCACTTTTCCCAATGACTGGCTCACAACAGCACATCTTAGTCACTGACTAACCTAACTAATCCTTCTGGGAAAATGAGCTCATTAACACCGGGCCAACTGTTAAACAGTCTGTACTGTTGCACAAGTATTCATTGAAGTTTAACAGAACAGTTGTCTTGGATGAACTGTTTGATTTGTATATTGGGTTGTTTTTGGAAATAAGAAAGTCATTCCTGACTAAACATTCACACAGGGCTGCTGATTAGGAAGTTTAAAGGATGATGTACAAACCcccaaaaaaactacaaatagaACGGTTCCTACAAAGTAAATGTCTAAATGCCCCAGAATTCAAATATACCACAGCAAACATACTACGAAATGACCTAACAGGAAGATACAGTATTTTATCTATGGACTGAAGCCATCTCCACTGGTATTCACTAATTCCATTTTCCTGTCTGTCCCCTAtatctccctcccctctcccccTTACTCAATTTTCCTTGATAACGATCTCCCAGGAGCACAGCTGACAACAATATCCAcctcccctccctcttcctctcaccTTGTTGCATCCTCTTCCTACCTGGGACCATGGAGGAGGTCACTAAAGTCACACCACCTCTCCTGGAACGCCGGGCTCGGCAGCGACAGCCCACAGTATCAGTCCTCAAATCCAAGCTGAAGCAGGGTGTGACCTGCTCCGGGCCCAGAGTCCGATCCACCCTGACCGGGTTCTTCCCTGTTGTGCGCTGGCTGCCTAAATACAAGCTCCGAGAATATGTCTGGGGCGATCTGATGTCCGGGGTAATCGTTGGTATCATCTTGGTACCGCAGGCCATTGCCTATTGCCTGCTGGCCGGAGTGGAGCCCATCTATGGTTTATACACTTCATTTTACGCCAACATCATTTACTTCCTCATGGGGACGTCTAGACATGTCTCTGTGGGGATCTTCAGCCTCATGAGCCTCATGGTTGGACAGGTAATGGATCATCGAAATgtcttatttagttttttttttaaatgtaaatcaaAAGGATGAAGATTATATAAAAAGGATAACTATAAATGGTTTAATATGCATTGGAAGgaaaatttcaatttcaatattcaaatatcattttaataaaataaccCACTGTTGGGGCCCGGGCAGCTCAACTGGTTGAGACTGCATTttgtccccctctctctcccctttcctgtcttcaactttcctatccaataaaaAGCCTCAATATTTACAGATTGAAATTGGTAATAATTAATATTGCTTAATAATCAGTTTTAAATATCATCCTTTGTGATAGATAACTGTAATGAAATGATGATCTTGCTGCATTTAAGTTGTTTCCTACCAATACTTGTCACTGTGAAGAGGTCAATTAAGATCATGGATCACTTAATGCAACTGAGGATTGTAATTCTTTACAGTTGTATTTCTTTACTTGATAAATTAAGATTTCTACTTGCCTGCAGGTGGTGGATAAGGAGATGTTCCTGGCAGGTTTTGACCTCAATGAGGACTCTGGCCCTGATGTGTTTAATGCCACACTGGGCATTAACCTTACAGCTGGTAAACTTCACAGTGTGGAGCTAATGGGTCTGCAGTGTGGGAAGGAGTGTTACTCCATCAGCATCGCTGCTGCCCTTACATTCCTGGCAGGCGTCTATCAGGTAAAGGATAAAGGTGCTATTTTTGACCACTTGTAGGCATAGCAATATGGAACAGATGGAGTTTTTTTCTGCCCTTATTTTGTTAGTATCCATTTATAGTTTCTTGGTGAAATACTTACAACCCATTTCCCCTAGAACAACATGGGCTATAGTGTAAAGGCTATATGGTACAGCATTGCTTTGAGGTAAATGCTGTCATTTGTGTTGCAAACATGTTCACAGTAACAACGCTAACATGCTCATGTTTAGGTATGATGCTTACCATGATCAGCATCTTAGTTTAGTATGTAAGCATGCTGACATTTTCTAACTAGCGCTTGACACAAAGTAGTCTTTGGCTTATGTCATTATTCATTGCAGGAATTTGGTTACAAACCAAAGTATTTGACAAAGTGaagttttgacctgatgatggtgctagtTCTTTTAGTTCACCAGTTATTACATTTCATCCTGTGGGGACACAAATGTATTTCTCAAATTTTATGGCAATCTGTCCAATAGTGGTTGAGAAATTTCACTCTGAACAAAAATGTGCACCTTATTATGGCACGAGAGGAAAAGTTAgggaatcaccaaagtcattaggttATATAATCTGgtaaccatgaatgtctgtacaattTCTTTTATCAATATACTGCATCATGTacatgttgagatatttcatttGATAAGTGACTGACATTTTCATTCCCATCCatgatctctctctccctctctctcttcctcaacTGCTCTACCTCCCGTTCCCCTCGCCAGCTCGTAATGGCAGTGTTTCGGCTAGGCTTCGTCTCTGTATACCTTTCGTCCCCTATGCTCGATGGTTTTGCCACAGGAGCCTCTTTTACCATCCTCACCGTGCAGGCTAAATACCTGTTGGGTCTAAAGATCCCCCGTCATCAGGGCTACGGCACAGTTGTCGTCACCTGGATCAACATCTTCGCCAACATTCATAAGACCAACCTGTGTGACCTCATCACAAGCGCCATCTCTATCTCTGTATTAGGTAAAGACGTCTATTTTACATATTCCCCATTAGATTCTCAGTCACTATTATAATCTACTTTGTGCTTCTAATTAATGATATACTAAACTTAACATAATGACATGAGACGAAGAAATCCAAGTACTGTTCATACATTtctgaaaagaaagaaatatatattcatatacagTAGAATAACACTATGAATTATTTCATTACAGTGGCAGGGAAAGAGATCCAGGAGCGCTACAAGGATCGTCTAAAGATCCCTCTGCCGACTGAGCTGATAGTAGTGGCAGGAGCTACGCTGGCCAGCCATTTTGGAGAACTGAACAGCCATTATGGCTCCAGTGTTTCCGGTCACATCCCCACAGGGTTCATTGCTCCCCAGGTGCCCAGCTTTAGTCTGATGCCACGGTTGGCACTGGATGCCATTCCTTTGGCTGTCATTAGGTAATATACAACACATTTATCATGTTTGCTTGGCCTCGACATGTGTCTCTTATCTAGGTTTTTAAAGATGCAATATACTGTAGCAGCTGGATTATCGTATGGCAGGGATACATGCCCTCACTGTTTGATTGCACCTTTTCTCCAGAAGACACACACCTATGGACATTTCCTCCTCTATATCGTTTGCATTCTGAGAAAAAGGAAAGTGACTCATTTAAATGATGTAACCACTTGTCAATATATGTCTTGAAACCGATTAAAGAGATGTCCTCACAAGACAACAATTAGGCCTAATTAATGTGATTTAGGGATGCAAACATATTTGTTTCCCTTAGTATTAACTGTGTAGGGAAGaaaaaatgctattttatttacACTTTTTGTTGGACACACTAAATGCATCTTTACAGGTCTAAATCATCATCAGGTCTAAAAGGGTCTTCACATGCTTTTGAGGGCAAAGATTAATTCACAGCCTTAATTGGTAAACAAACTTTCATTTTATCTTGTAGTTTTGCCTTCACGGTGTCGCTGTCCGAGATGTTTGCGAAGAAAAACGGCTATACGGTTCGCCCCAACCAGGAGATGCTGGCCATCAGCTTTTGTAACATCATCCCCTCCTTCTTCCGCTGTTTCACCACCAGTGCAGCATTGGCAAAAACCATGGTGAAGGACTCAACAGGCTGCCAGACACAGGTTCATTTCACACTTTTGAAAATGGTTTGACATTCTTGGAATCTGTCCATAGGCCATTTGTAGAACccccagcaaaaaaaaaaaaaaaaatctgttcatGTTAACTCTGTCGAAGATGCTCACTATAAAATCCCTCGTTGTTCCTCTGTCTCCGTTTATTTCTCCATTTCTCTGCTCCTCCGCCAGGTCTCCAGTCTGATCAGCGCCCTGGTCGTCCTTCTCGTCGTCCTCTACTTTGCGCCTTTCTTCTATGCTCTCCAGAAGTGTGTTCTTGCCTGTATCATCATTGTAAGCCTTCGGGGGGCGCTGAGGAAGTTTAAGGATGTCCCGGCTAAGTGGCGTGCCAGCCGGAACGACGGAATAGTTTGGCTGGTCACCATGTCAGCCACGGCTCTGATCAGTGTGGAGCTGGGCCTCCTGGTCGGAATAGTTTTTTCCATGATCTGCATCATCTTCAAAACCCAGAACCCCAAGGTGAGTAACGGACTTGATGTCGAATGGTTTTTGAAAGCTGTGCAAATGGCAATTATTCTAGCatgtgaaaagacaaaaaataaccTTTAGTGATATCATAATCTCATCCAATCTAATGTCTGACGTCAGGTCTCTCTCCTGGGCCGAGCCAATGACACCGATCTTTACGAAGACATGGACGAGTACAAGAACCTCATGCCACCACCTCGGGTTCATGTCTTCCGCTTCCAGGCTCCTCTGTACTACGCGAATAAGGACTCATTCCTCAGATCCCTCTACAAAGCTGTCGGAGTTGAACCTTTCTTGGAGCTGACTAAGAGAAGAAAGGCAGAGAAGAAGGCCAAAGAGATGTCCTCGAAGCAGGCCAAGGCAAACGGGGATAAAAACAATGGCGAGGTCGTCATTGGACTCATTCAAAGAGAATTGGATTTCCACACGATAGTCTTGGACTGCTCTGCCATCCCCTTCATAGACTCGACAGGCATGGTCACATTTAAAGGGCTGGTCAAGGAATATAAAGAGATAGGGGTGAGCATGCTCTTTGCCAACTGTAACACCTCAGTCATCAATACCCTGCAGAAGGGACAAGTCTTTGGGGAAAATGACAAAGACATGAGCAGCCTGCTGTTTCATACAGTTCACGCTGCAGTTCTTCATGCAAACAGTACATCTACAGAAAGCAAGTCAGAAGACTCTGTGGTATAGAGCAGCTAGAAGGAGAGGGAAGTTAGGTATGCTATCTTGCCACCTATAACAATAATGCATTAGGTAGCTTTGAGGTAGCCTTTTGGGAAGCTTTGTCCAAGAAAACATGGCAGTACCAAGAAtgttcaagtacatttttgatACTCTGCACCTTTAAATAACCAGACCACATGATATGCcaaataagctttttttttcaagataaaATTTTTTAAATGCAATTGTATTGCTGGAAAAGGGCCATTTCATTAAAATAGGCCATCTGTGCACTAGAAAGgtgcaattatttttttttaaaaactgatgCCCAATGACTGAAAACGattttatttccaaaaataTTTGTCATATTCGCGATTGCTCTAAAGGGGAAAATCCTACAACAACCAGGATCCATTGCACTTTGAAGGCCCCATTCAGGCCAGTCCTTTATGGAGACAAAagcatcttcctcctccttatGTTGCCTAACTGCATCAAGCCCTAAAAATCTGATTGCGACATTATATcataaaaatactttttccaAATACACTGGTATATAAATATCCGTTCTTCTAGCAACAATAAGGGGGACAGACTGTTTTGCAAGTTTAGTTTGAAGATGCTCCCTCATTACCTTCCTCAGACCTCTGCCGTCCAGGCTTTTGTGTCAATATAGAGGACGAAAAGACAAAGTATCACAAAATGACCTGTTGCCAGGCGATAATGGTAACAACAGGACAGATACAAGGCCCGACACAGTCAAAGAATAACTACAATAACTAACAGGTTTGTTCCTATAAAGTTGCTGATTATTACCTTTGTCGCTGTCAAAAGCAATGCTCATTGCAATAAAAGCAGTTTTAACTTTTTGTATCACTTGAAGGCTTTTGCCAAAGTCCACAATGGCTCTTTTCCAGGAGTCTAGAGTTCAGACATGGGGATTCAGCCACTATCAGCGGTATTTCCTGTGGTGCCAGCTATTACACACATGCGACTTCAAAATAAATTCTAAAAGGCCAGTTAAATGCTTCCTGACTTGAAGAAGAAGCACTTGTGCATGGCAGGAAGAGAAGCATCTCGTGACTCACGAGGACTGAGTGCTTTCTCAGACTTAGTCTTACACAGAGAGAGCCTTGCCTTCAAAACCTGGCCTCATTACAAGATACCTGCCCCGTTTCCTAGTCACCCAACAATGACAGCTATATCTGTTCTAGATATGTTCttggtaaagaaaaaaaattgctgGATGAAAGCAAGTCATCATTTGGTGCTTCTGAAATTTATATTAAAACTGATGGCAGCAGGTGATGCCACTTATTTTATCGAAATGGTTCGCTGCCACTGGTTtgttaaatcaaatgttttgtgaCTGGCAAACTAAGAGCAGATTTTTGACTCTTTCTTATTAAATCACTGTTTATAGTTATGTCTTTCATCAAGTTGCTGCCAAGTGCAAAACTTGAATTAAAACAATTACAATGTCTAGAAAATACCCTATGTATGTAATCCTTCAAAGGGgatgactttttactttactacttCATAAAATGTTAATGACAACTGCCATTGTGATAAAATGTAGACATTCATATTTGTAAATTTAGAAGATTATAATTTTGGATTTTAATGCACTTGTTTGTCATCAAACGTTTTTCCACGcattattttaaagtgctcatattatgctttttggctttttaccctttcctttattgtgttatatatctttttgtgcacgttataggtttacaaagtgaaaatgcCCAAAGTCCAcaccaaagggacttaccatctccaacagaaaacactgttcacaaactgctccaaacagctctattgtagtccagcctttacttccgtgacgaacgtgcgtcactttgtaacacacgttacaatgcttgcctagctgctagtgtggcacgccctcatactctgcttctgactggctggtagtccttacctaggtactgcacatgtgcgactcccaacaaagatggaacagaagtgtgatgtctcactctgtagctaaaacagagagctcaacacacagggtgaaaagaggagctgcagcaatgtgcagtacaacaaaaatatggtgttttttgaaaattaaaccatgtaaacctattctgatataacctctaaatacaattatgaatctgaaaataagcataatatgagcactttaacttgaATCGTGATAGTGATTACATCATGCTTTAGGAGAAGTCTGTTTGACTTACATTTTTGACAGTGTTGATATTCAACacctacatacagtacaaacactGCCTTAATGTTCAATACTTGAATTAAACTGACACATTTTTAATGAAGTGCTTGTGTCTGAATGATTGCCATTAACCATGTTTATCATATCAAGGGAGAATCTATGGagtgttttagcatctttcagcttaTTGTTTTGATTCTATGGCCCACAGTTGTAATGTACTAGTTTCAAATGACATAAACCCAGCAGCAATCTGTCTTTTCAGAAATAATGTTGTGGTTCTTATGGATAATCTGCAGACCTCAATGTCAACAGCTGGAATTAACAGTTATTGTGATACACTGCCCCCTTGACAATAAATATGCTGGAAGatgcaaaaatgtaaaaagtaaatGTAAAGTTGCACTTTTTGTCACTAGCTGAAGTCTAAAAGTAGCTAAGAGTATGTTTATATATACAAATTTAAAAGATATTGCTACTTATTTTGGAGTCAACTTcctcttttaaattaaaaactaaCCCAAATGAAAGTTTCCCAAAATGATGGTTAGTGTTGACAACCTGAGCAGCTTTAATAGTTGACACTGTGCCGCTGTGTCAGGATCCACACAACTATCCATTAGTCCATGAGGTAATGTACTCA
Proteins encoded:
- the slc26a1 gene encoding LOW QUALITY PROTEIN: sulfate anion transporter 1 (The sequence of the model RefSeq protein was modified relative to this genomic sequence to represent the inferred CDS: inserted 1 base in 1 codon), giving the protein MAGVASCLLLSSSLGAQLTTISTXPSLFLSPCCILFLPGTMEEVTKVTPPLLERRARQRQPTVSVLKSKLKQGVTCSGPRVRSTLTGFFPVVRWLPKYKLREYVWGDLMSGVIVGIILVPQAIAYCLLAGVEPIYGLYTSFYANIIYFLMGTSRHVSVGIFSLMSLMVGQVVDKEMFLAGFDLNEDSGPDVFNATLGINLTAGKLHSVELMGLQCGKECYSISIAAALTFLAGVYQLVMAVFRLGFVSVYLSSPMLDGFATGASFTILTVQAKYLLGLKIPRHQGYGTVVVTWINIFANIHKTNLCDLITSAISISVLVAGKEIQERYKDRLKIPLPTELIVVAGATLASHFGELNSHYGSSVSGHIPTGFIAPQVPSFSLMPRLALDAIPLAVISFAFTVSLSEMFAKKNGYTVRPNQEMLAISFCNIIPSFFRCFTTSAALAKTMVKDSTGCQTQVSSLISALVVLLVVLYFAPFFYALQKCVLACIIIVSLRGALRKFKDVPAKWRASRNDGIVWLVTMSATALISVELGLLVGIVFSMICIIFKTQNPKVSLLGRANDTDLYEDMDEYKNLMPPPRVHVFRFQAPLYYANKDSFLRSLYKAVGVEPFLELTKRRKAEKKAKEMSSKQAKANGDKNNGEVVIGLIQRELDFHTIVLDCSAIPFIDSTGMVTFKGLVKEYKEIGVSMLFANCNTSVINTLQKGQVFGENDKDMSSLLFHTVHAAVLHANSTSTESKSEDSVV